A portion of the Hydractinia symbiolongicarpus strain clone_291-10 chromosome 10, HSymV2.1, whole genome shotgun sequence genome contains these proteins:
- the LOC130612756 gene encoding probable voltage-dependent N-type calcium channel subunit alpha-1B isoform X1: MTSRKQSVAQSGSGTSQTPMMDTPVVHEMYPTNHLFVLSPTNPFRKLCVRISTSKAFDMFILLAIVVNCIMMAIDAPLPGDDKSQMNDNIASLEIYLLGIFIAESFFKIVSQGFLLHPDSYLRSGWNILDFTVVVTGILGMPEVGLAEQAGPMKVIKAARVLRPLKLVSGIPSLQVVMSAILKSMASLLQICLLIGFVIVIYGIVFLSLLVGKFHYTCFYQNTTIIYEEGYLCGSRPCPAGKNLECKEFWDGPNFGITSFDNILIACLTVFVCITCEGWTDTMYWSFDVSDADGLYMWLFYYTLNVIGSQFMLNLVCGVLSGEFSKEKERVENRTAFLKERAEEAAAENYEDWVTAGQLEKAKEDEERLRIAAEAAAAEEEGEDEGVEAPTQIGCFQKIKMRNSIIRAKLKVVMLSAFMYWFVIFLVFCNSVSGAIQHYRQPQWISDIISISDNLFLAFFFSEMCLKLYSLGPSLYFASKFNKFDFVVVISGLVNMALSKTKGINLGIPVLRQLRLMRLFKYTSYWGAMKNLVKSILDSMASILSLLVLLFLFLMIFALLGMQVFGGTFRANGYPQSRTNFDDFFNAMLAVFQIITGEDWNFVMYEGVVALGGPRSPKGLAASLYFVGVTVLGNYVLLNVFLAIAVDNLTMSDEEEGAVAEEEAAREEHMQEVREKYAPPGSKVGDVTARSAESIEPATDDEEGGVIMGEFDTVPTEGGTMQAGEGFLENLKNPGRMTGNIHQSEGSEMLQVNTLFICFPSNPIRKVIHLIVSSAYFDNTILALILISSGLLALEDATDPNASVNNILKYCDYVFTSIFALEVVLKIINYGFVLHPGSYCRDTWNCADMFVVLCAITSLILSMNPNASATVKQIVKILRILRVLRPLKSINKLPKLKAVFQCMIFSLKNVFNILIITLQFLFIFSVMGVQLFSGKLFYCNDESKEFEDECQGYYITFDEYNYNRPKEVAREWTVMDFNFDNVFNAMISLFTSSTGEGWPAVMQSGIDSQNEDQGPILNSKIWISIYFIVFVIIFSFFFINVFVGMIILTFQEQGAAEAGGELDRNAKNSLQFAMTSKPIERFMPEDVKSWQYKAWALIESTPWELLIMSLISLNTVVLMCEFHDQPKAYEDILGQINDVFTFVFLGEFSVKMFALGCNYFKDGWNNFDMLIVAGSLMDFAIKKLLPPGTIDFDPSIFRLFRAARLVKLLRRSRSLRILLWTFLQSFKALPYVGMLIFLLFFVYGIVGVQIFSLISIDNGDNEPWNQINRNNHFRSYFSSTQVLFRVATGENWPNIMLACTSPALCDTSLPAVEDTMKTCGTNVAYLYFISFVFFCSFLMLNLFIAVIMDNFAFLTEDSSILGPHHLDEFVTVWSDFDPRASGRIKHTEVCELLRQMLPPVGLGLKCPRIVAYKRLVQMNMTLFKDGSVDYTATFFALVRTGLKIYTDNANIKSNDQALRKMLKETWPNISKRTLDLVIPRTPRNAEHMTVGKIYSAKLIWENYKNMKKMGQRRKSIYPDIGTLNSSRENTTEKRSSLFPSSANAPPKRQSIPASIPASIPPSIPASIPASDSGPPPTPSTKLLSPRKENTTTSEPNSTARGNIQVALAIRSGKDPYQLYGLEASTEDKDEWC; encoded by the exons ATGACATCAAGAAAACAATCAGTAGCTCAATCGGGATCTGGCACTAGTCAAACACCAATGATGGACACTCCAGTTGTGCACGAAATGTACCCAACCAATCACCTTTTTGTACTCTCACCAACCAATCCATTTCGAAAACTGTGTGTTCGAATTAGCACTTCAAAG GCATTTGATATGTTCATTTTATTGGCTATTGTCGTGAACTGCATCATGATGGCAATTGATGCTCCATTGCCAGGAGATGATAAATCGCAAATGAATGACAACATT gcAAGTTTGGAGATATATTTATTGGGTATATTTATTGCTGAGTCATTCTTCAAAATAGTTTCGCAAGGATTTTTGTTACATCCCGACTCGTATTTAAGAAGTGGATGGAACATATTGGATTTTACAGTAGTCGTAACAGG aATTCTTGGAATGCCAGAAGTTGGCCTAGCAGAACAAGCTGGACCAATGAAAGTTATAAAAGCTGCAAGAGTACTTCGTCCATTAAAGCTAGTGTCTGGAATTCCAA GTTTACAAGTCGTTATGAGTGCCATTTTAAAGTCAATGGCCTCCTTGTTGCAGATTTGTTTACTAATTGGATTTGTTATTGTTATCTATGGCATTGTGTTTTTATCACTTCTTGTTGGAAAATTTCATTACACATGTTTTTACCAAAATACTACAA TTATATATGAGGAGGGTTACCTATGTGGTTCACGTCCATGTCCAGCGGGGAAAAATCTTGAGTGTAAAGAATTTTGGGATGGACCAAACTTTGGCATAACAAGCTTTGACAATATATTAATAGCATGCTTAactgtttttgtatgcatcactTGTGAAGGTTGGACTGATACAATGTATTGG agTTTTGATGTATCTGATGCAGATGGTTTGTATATGTGGCTGTTTTATTACACTTTAAATGTTATTGGATCACAATTTATGTTGAATTTAGTGTGTGGTGTCCTTAGTGG agagtttagtaaagaaaaagaaagagtgGAAAATAGAACTGCATTTTTAAAAGAACGTGCTGAAGAAGCGGCTGCAGAAAACTATGAAGATTGGGTTACAGCTGGACAACTAGAAAAAGCAAAAGAAGATGAAGAAAGAT TGAGAATAGCTGCTGAAGCAGCTGCAGCtgaagaagaaggagaagatGAAGGAGTTGAAGCTCCAACGCA AATTGGGtgctttcaaaaaataaagatgAGAAACAGCATAATTCGTGCAAAACTTAAAGTTGTGATGTTATCAGCGTTTATGTATTGGTTTGtcatttttcttgtgttttgtaATTCTGTCTCTGGAGCAATACAACATTATCGGCAGCCCCAATGGATCTCAGATATCATAT CTATATCTGACAATTTGTTCCTGGCATTCTTCTTTTCTGAAATGTGTCTCAAACTGTATTCCCTTGGGCCAAGTTTATACTTTGCATCAAAGTTTAATAAATTTGATTTTGTG GTTGTAATTTCTGGTTTGGTTAACATGGCTTTGTCAAAAACTAAAGGCATTAACTTAGGTATACCAGTACTTCGACAGCTGAGATTAATGAGACTCTTCAAGTATACATC ATATTGGGGTGCAATGAAAAACTTGGTAAAATCAATTCTAGACAGTATGGCATCAATTTTAAGTTTATTGGTtttgctgtttttgtttttgatgatatTTGCACTGCTTGGGATGCAAGTGTTCGGAGGAAC CTTCAGAGCAAATGGTTATCCTCAATCTAGAACAAATTTTGATGACTTCTTTAATGCTATGTTAGCAGTCTTTCAG ATTATAACAGGTGAAGATTGGAATTTTGTGATGTATGAAGGTGTTGTTGCACTTGGTGGACCAAGAAGCCCAAAGGGACTTGCTGCGTCATTATATTTTGTTGGTGTTACAGTGCTTGGAAATT ATGTCTTACTTAATGTGTTTTTGGCTATTGCTGTGGATAATTTAACAATGTCTGATGAAGAGGAAGGAGCAGTTGCGGAGGAGGAGGCTGCAAGAGAGGAGCACATGCAAGAAGTCAGAGAAAAATACGCTCCACCTGGTTCCAA GGTTGGAGATGTGACAGCACGTAGCGCA GAAAGTATTGAACCTGCTACAGATGACGAAGAAGGAGGAGTGATTATGGGAGAATTTGATACTGTTCCAACTGAAG GTGGCACAATGCAGGCAGGAGAAGGTTTCCtggagaatttaaaaaatccaggAAGAATGACTGGTAATATACATCAATCTGAAGGATCAGAGATGCTGCAAGTTAATACACTTTTTATATGCTTTCCAAGTAACCc AATCCGTAAAGTTATTCATCTGATAGTTTCTTCTGCGTATTTTGACAACACTATTCTGGCGTTAATTTTGATCAGTAGTGGTCTGCTTGCCCTTGAAGATGCAACAGATCCCAACGCAAGCGTAAATAAT ATATTAAAATACTGTGATTATGTGTTTACCTCAATCTTTGCATTGGAAGTTGTTTTAAAG atTATCAATTATGGATTTGTTTTACATCCTGGTTCATACTGTCGTGATACTTGGAATTGTGCAGATATGTTTGTTGTTTTGTGTGCTATCACGTCTTTAATATTGAG TATGAATCCAAATGCTTCGGCAACAGTAAAACAGATTGTTAAAATCTTGCGTATTCTTCGGGTGTTGAGACCTTTAAAGTCAATCAACAAACTTCCCAAGCTAAAG gcTGTGTTTCAATGCATGATCTTTTCGTTAAAAAACGTCTTCAATATTCTCATCATCACATTGCAATTCTTGTTCATCTTCTCAGTGATGGGAGTGCAACTTTTTTCA GGCAAACTATTTTATTGCAATGATGAATCAAAAGAGTTTGAGGATGAATGCCA AGGTTATTATATAACATTTGATGAATATAACTATAACAGACCAAAG GAAGTTGCTAGAGAATGGACTGTGATGGATTTTAACTTTGATAATGTGTTCAATGCAATGATTTCTCTCTTCACATCATCGACTGGTGAAGGTTGGCCCGC aGTCATGCAAAGTGGTATAGACAGCCAGAATGAAGATCAAGGCCCAATCCTCAACAGCAAGATTTGGATTTCGATCTACTTCATTGTTTTCGTCATCATCTTCTCTTTCTTCTTCATCAATGTGTTTGTTGGTATGATCATCTTAACATTTCAAGAACAAGGAGCTGCAGAAGCAGGAGGAGAACTTGACAGAAATGCA aaaaacagtttgcagtTCGCTATGACATCAAAGCCAATTGAACGCTTCATGCCTGAAGATGTAAAAAGCTGGCAGTACAAAGCATGGGCACTAATTGAATCAACGCCCTGGGAGTTGCTTATCATGTCTCTTATATCTTTAAACACTGTAGTTTTAATGTGCGAG TTCCACGATCAACCGAAAGCTTATGAAGATATTTTGGGTCAAATTAATGACGTGTTCACATTTGTTTTCTTGGGTGAATTTTCCGTCAAGATGTTTGCTCTTGGTTGT AACTACTTTAAAGACGGCTGGAATAATTTCGATATGTTGATTGTGGCCGGTAGTTTAATGGATTTTGCTATAAAGAAGTTACTG CCACCAGGAACGATCGACTTTGATCCTAGCATATTTCGATTATTTCGTGCTGCACGTCTCGTGAAATTACTGCGTCGTAGCAGATCTTTAAGAATTCTCTTATGGACATTTTTACAGTCCTTCAAA GCGTTACCCTATGTTGGTATGTTAATCTTCTTGTTATTCTTTGTCTATGGAATTGTTGGTGTGCAG ATATTTTCTCTAATTTCAATTGATAATGGGGACAACGAGCCGTGGAATCAAATTAATAGGAACAATCATTTTCGGTCATATTTTTCTTCCACGCAAGTTCTTTTCCG AGTTGCCACTGGCGAGAATTGGCCAAATATTATGTTAGCGTGTACATCGCCTGCTCTATGTGACACATCATTACCAGCTGTAGAAGACACGATGAAAACTTGTGGAACGAATGTCGCCTACTTGTATTTTATCtcctttgtttttttctgttccTTTCTT atgttaaatttatttattgctGTCATTATGGATAACTTTGCTTTCTTGACGGAAGATTCAAGCATTTTAGGACCACATCATCTTGATGAATTTGTTACTGTGTGGTCTGATTTTGATCCAAGAGCTTC GGGTCGAATAAAACACACAGAAGTTTGTGAGTTGTTGCGGCAGATGTTACCGCCAGTTGGGCTTGGTTTAAAATGTCCCAGAATTGTGGCGTATAAG CGGTTGGTACAGATGAATATGACGTTATTTAAAGATGGTAGCGTTGATTACACAGCCACTTTTTTTGCTTTGGTTAGAACtggtttaaaaatttacacTGACAACG caaatataaaaagcaacgATCAAGCATTACGAAAGATGTTGAAAGAAACTTGGCCGAATATTTCAAAACGTACTTTGGACTTGGTTATTCCAAGAACACCAAGAA ATGCGGAACACATGACGGTTGGGAAAATATACTCAGCCAAATTAATATGGGAgaattacaaaaatatgaaaaaaatgggacaaagaagaaaatctatttatCCG GATATTGGAACACTGAATTCGTCCAGAGAAAATACTACAGAG